In a single window of the Portunus trituberculatus isolate SZX2019 chromosome 9, ASM1759143v1, whole genome shotgun sequence genome:
- the LOC123501715 gene encoding uncharacterized protein LOC123501715, whose product MWLCSCAAASSQFHTGVYMEKACVWNRTSEALLLELVREKRFLWDPKDHVYHKTKLRQEAFKSIAEALTLQCPELSQLNGDQVRHSDLMMKGVHGDSDVALVQEVALGEGCLEGGIILEEQQPSPSCVPNIETSAPTLTAYEDQLVILKTPVNTTTCHK is encoded by the exons ATGTGGTTGTGCTCATGTGCTGCTGCCTCCTCTCAGTTTCACACGGGCGTTTACATGGAAAAAGCATGTGTATGGAACCGAACCTCTGAGGCCTTACTGCTGGAGCTTGTAAGGGAAAAGAGGTTTTTGTGGGACCCAAAGGATCATGTGTACCACAAAACGAAACTGAGACAGGAGGCCTTCAAGTCCATTGCAGAAGCATTGACTTTGCAATGCCCTGAATTAAGCCAACTAAATGGAG ACCAAGTGCGTCATTCTGACCTAATGATGAAAGGGGTGCATGGG GATTCGGATGTAGCTTTGGTGCAAGAGGTCGCTCTTGGAGAAGGATGCCTTGAGGGTGGGATCATTCTTGAAGAGCAACAGCCCAGTCCTTCATGTGTGCCAAATATTGAAACATCAGCACCCACACTTACTGCATATGAGGACCAGCTTGTCATCCTCAAGACCcctgtcaacaccaccacatgcCACAAATGA